In the Bos mutus isolate GX-2022 chromosome 15, NWIPB_WYAK_1.1, whole genome shotgun sequence genome, cctgtttACAAAGTATATTTTTGCCCTTAAATTCAGATTTCGAAATTAAGATTGCtataaaattttgctttaaatcaGTTCCTTTTGTCATCTACTCATCTTCAgatattctgtattttctttaggTTTGGCTTTGAAACTTCCGTGAAGACACTTTTTGCACAGTGAGCTGAGAAACTGCCAGGCACTCAAGCCTGTGAATCCAGGGAGGCCTCCCAGGCACTTACATCTCCAACCAAAGAAAGTCACAGAGCTGCAGACTGAGGCAGGACTTGGTTCAGGGAGCCTTCCCCTCTGGGAAACACCCTCTTTCCTTTGGCTACAGAATAAAGCATAGGGAAGAGGTTACTCCCTAATACTCTCAGGTACCCACAGCATACCTAAGACCCTGAGAAGCCACTGCTGATTATACTGCAGCCATGCAGGCTAAGCACTTTGGTTCCCAGAACCCAAGTTGTAAGATCATGACCTTCCACCCAACCATGGAAGAATATGCGGATTTCAACAAATACATTGCTTACATAGAATCGCAAGGGGCCCACCGAGCAGGCTTGGCTAAGATAGTGCCACCCAAGGAATGGAAAGCCAGACAGACCTACGACGATATCGATGACATCTTAATAGCCGCTCCGCTCCAGCAGGTGGTCTCTGGGCGGGCAGGTGTGTTTACTCAATAccacaaaaagaagaaagccatGACCGTGGCAGAGTACCGCCACTTAGCAAATACTGAAAAATACCAGACTCCATTCTACTCCGATTTTGAGGAACTGGAGCGAAAATATTGGAAAACCCGCCTCTTTGAGTCCCCAGTATACGGCGCGGACATCAGTGGCTCTTTATTTGATGAAAACACGAAGCAGTGGAACCTGGGACGCCTGGGGACCATCCAGGACCTGCTGGAGCAGGAGTGCGGGGTGGTCATCGAGGGCGTCAACACCCCCTACCTGTACTTCGGCATGTGGAAGACCGCCTTCGCCTGGCACACGGAGGACATGGACCTTTATAGCATCAACTTCCTGCACTTCGGGGAGCCTAAGACCTGGTACGCGGTGCCGCCCGAGCACGGCCGGCGCCTGGAACGCCTGGCCAGCGCGCTCTTCCCGGAGAGCTCGCGGAGCTGCGAGGCCTTCCTGCGCCACAAGGCGGCGCTCATCTCGCCCACGGTGCTCCGGGACAATGGCATCCCCTTCGGTCGGGTCACGCAGGAGGCGGGCGAGTTCATGGTGACCTTCCCCTACGGCTACCACTCGGGCTTCAACCACGGCTTCAACTGCGCCGAGGCCATCAATTTCGCCACCCCGCGCTGGATCGATTATGGCAAAGTGGCCTCGCAGTGCAGCTGCGGCGAGGCGCAGGTGGCCTTCTCCATGGACGCCTTCGTGCGCATCCTGCAGCCCGAGCGCTATGAGCTGTGGAAGCGCGGGCAGGACCGGGCGGTGGTGAATCACGCCGAGCCCGCGGCGCCGGGCGGCCAGGAGCTGAGAGCCTGGAAGGAGGTGCACTCGCCCTGGGGAACCCGGCTCGCCTGCAACTCCCAGGAGCCGCGCCAGACCCCGCCGCGGACGCCAGGTCCATCTCCTCCAGATCACCACCCAACTGGCAGATGTGTTTCTCGTCGTCGTCGTCCTCGGAAAAGGGGTACTCCAGAGCTGACTGTCCGACCTGGGCGAAGAGGAGCCTCTCCAAAGACTCAGATATGAGACGCAGCCCTGCCCTGCAGAGGAACCCTGGATGGAACAACCCAGCCGGTGGGCTCCAACATCTTGCTAAGGCCTCCGAGTATGACTGCTCTTAGGAGAAGCCTTTGTACCCCACTGTTCTTGGGTGTGGACGATCCTCAAGACTGGTCAACACTTACATTTCAGAGCTTTGGGTATTAGCAGGTCATTAGTCTTGCAGGAGGGTCCCTCCTGTGTTGCTCCTGGAAGTATACTGGGTATTTTGAGTCTTTGATATATTGGAAAAGTGTTCTCTGCCAGTATTTGTTCGCAACTATATTAAAGGTAACTAGGATGTTAACATCTGACTTGGTTTCTGGTGTTGTTCAATCATTTGGGAGGTGTTTAGGCACTTTTCTGAATTACTGTATcaaaacattttaagtaaaagttatttttatgagCTTGTTGCATTGTGTGGTGTTGATGAATGAGTTTGGGGTTGATTGTTGGGTTCAGGCTGACTGGATGGGTTGGGGGATTTGATTTGCAGCCATATATTAAGGATGAGGACTTGGTGGAAATCACCTGGTACTTGTCTGACCCAAGTTGCTAGGAAAGATGAGCCAATATAGGATAAAAAAGCCATCATCTGAAAATCTTCTAACTCTCCCCTGCCTTTTCAATGCTGTGTGTCTATTTCACGTGGTTAAGTCATGGATACATCCCAGTAAATGAATCCACACATAAATGAACAGGACAGTTTCAAGTGGGCATACATTCTGTGCAGCAATGAAAGTCTAGTTCGAGTGGTAAGGAAATACTTCCTAGAGCAGGAGACATTTCCCAGTCCCAAATGACAAGAAGGGAGATCCAGAGCTGATTTCCACTTGGAAGAAACAGCCGTGTAACAGACTTACCATAGAGCTTGGTATTGTTTTTGCAGGATAGAAAATTATCGGACACTCCTTTGTATCTGGGGCAGACAAAGCAGGAGGCAGGATCTGGGGTATGTAGGACCTTGTAGCTTATGTCAAGTATTTGAGTTTGTTTAACTTGAAATGAGAAGTCATTGGAAGTTTAAAACAGCACTTGACATGATACCATTCTCCATTTAAATAATCACCTTCATTGTTCTGTGGACCATGTTAGGGGCAGGAAAATGTAGTTGTGGGTGTatgaatgctcagtcatgtccaactctttgccactgtGTGGGTTGGAGTCTTCCAggattttctgtccatgggattttccaagcaagaatactggagcaggtctcctgcattggcgagtggatgctttaccactgagacacctgggaagtccagaatGTAGTTAGAACATCTAAATAGTACAGGTGGTAGTTGATGTTTACTCAGTTAGGCCCTAATTACGAAAATGTACAGAAGTGGTCAGAATCATTCCTGGAAATTGAAAATGGTAGTTTGGATGCAGAAGGAAACATTTCAGAGATACAAACCACAGCTCTCTTCCCTCCCACTCTGCCCCAGAGAATTTCAGTAAGACTTTGGAATTTGAAGCACCATATAAAACTAAAGGGGAGTCATGAAAAAGTAAGGCTTGTTTGAAACTCTGAGGAGTAGCAAAAGCCCatagggcttcctcagtggctcagtggtaaagaataagcctgcaatgcaggagacgtggtttgattcccagaggagggcatggtgacccactccagtattcttgcctggagaatcccatgaacagagaagcctggtgggctatagtccatggggttgcaaagagttgggcatgactgaagtgactgagcacgcatgcacaaaaGCCCATGTTTCATTCTTATCAACATGCAGCTAGGCAACTTTGTGGTTGCTTGTTCTGTGAAAGTTGAGAGAGTGAATTCATGGACCCGGGCACAGTGAAGGATGGTAGTAAGATGCTTGGCTGACAAGATGATTAAGGCTTGTTTTGAGATGGTGAAACCACAGGATGGATGCAGACTGGGATTACTTGGAAGACAGCAGCCCTAGAAAGCAGCAGGACCAGAGTAGATCTTTATGAACAGGGAGTAAACTTTCATGTGATAAGTAACTGCAATATTGAGGGATTTTGGTCCTTTAATGTAGGAAAGTTTTGGATACAGTACTGCAGAGTAATAAGGGATTCTGAAAAGTCTCTATGAGCCTGGTTcatattgttattttaaactttagaaGCTGAAATTCTCTTGCTATATTTCAGGAATATTATGATCTCTTCCCCTGTAGATGCATATCCTGGAAAACCTAAGCTAACAAAATTGGGAGTTTTGAAGGAGAAGAAACAAAAGcgattttcagaaaatattgctCCCATTGTACTCCTTATGTTTTTCACTCTCATACTTAAAAGACAATTTTCCTTGCCCAATGAAgacaagaaatataaaaaatacagtttAGCTTTACCAATATACTGGTTCCTAAATTAGTCTTCCTGACCTAagtaggcatttctccaaagaagacatacaaatggccaacaggcacaagaaaagatgctcgacatttctgtttattagagaaatgcaaatcaaaactacaatgagatcacttcacacctgtcaaaacggccatcatcaaaatatctacaaataataaaagctgGAGAGAGTGTAACCCTCTTACAcgtttggtgggaatgtaaagtgcttcagccgctatggagaacagtatggaagttccttaaaaaaacaagactggaactaccatatgatccagcaatcacactcttAAACATAcatccagaaaagagaaaaacgaaTTGGAAAAGATGCATGCCCCCAGTGTttatagtagcactatttacaatagccaagatagggcttccctcatggctcagctggtaaggaatctgcctgcaatgcgggagacctgggttcgatccctaggttgggaagatcccctggaggagggcatggcaacccactccagtattctggcctggaaaatttccatggacagaggaacctttcAGGCTGCagtcgtggggttgcaaagagtctgacacaactgagcgactaagcacagaagacagggaaacaatccagttcccatcaacagatgaaaggttAAAGAAGTAGTGTGTGtatagacacatatatacacacaatggaatattactcagccacaaaagaatgaagtattgtcacttgcaataacatggatggacctcgagaatatcatattaagtgaacacacagagaaagacaaatatatcacatgtgtaatataaaaacaatacaagtgaatctatatacaaaacagaaaacaaacttgtctCTAGTAAAGTGGAAAAGAAGCAGGAGAGGGATGGATTAGGGGTACGGAGTCAAAGATACACACaactgtacataaaatagataagcaacaaggatttgcTGCATAGTACCTGGAACTGTACtgcagaatccgcctgcaatgcaggacactcagaGCTGTGcgttcgacccctggattgggaagatgccctggagaagggcatggcaaccccctccagtattcttgcctggagaatcccatggacagaggagcctgacaggctacagtccatagggtcacaaaaagttgggcacgactgaagcaactgagcactcacacacagggaacaatattcaatatcttgaaaTAACATGAAgacaaataatctgaaaaaaacatgtataacattcactttgctgtacatgtgagtctaacacaacattgcataTCAACcgttacatttaaatttaaaaaattaatcttgaAAGGATCAGGAGCTGGGAGTGGTAATGAATGGGACTCATCAAGTGATTCTATTCAAAATTCTGTTTACTTCATGTGGATGGACACATTCAATTTGGACAGTCTTAATCTGGACTGCTCTTCTCAGGACAAGATGCCCATAGCCAGCTGTTTCTCCATGTCCAAGAGGTTTTTGCTAAACTTAATCTTGGAAAAACAAGAccactgaaaatgaaattatatacaagCAAGAATAGAGCCACCTTTGTTCTTATTGCCATGATCTTTTAGGTTCCTTTCCATTCCTGCAGAAGGCAatgaccccactccagtactcttgccgggaaaatcccatggacagaggagcctggtgggcttcggtccatggggttgtgaagagtcggacacagctgagcgacttccctttcacttttcactttcatgcattggagaaggaaatggcaacccactccaatgttcttgcctggagaatcccagggacaggggagcctggtgggctgctgtctatgggggtcgcacagagtcagacacggctgaagtgactcagcagcagcagcagcagccacttctGAGAAATAACCATGAATTCAAGTGTATATTTATCAGATGTTTAACAGATGTCTAGGACATCAAAAGCAGTATGTTTCACATGGTTTTGTCAATGTATCCTCACCATCACCTCTTTAAACTGTCAGTGTTGCAGGGACTTCTCCGGTtgttcaggggttaagaatctgccttgtaatgcagggaacacgggatcagtccctggtctgggaagatcccacatgccaccgggcaactaagcccatgcgccccaACTGCTGAAACCTGCCCATTGAGAAGCCTGCACGGGGCAGTGAAGAgtggaaactagagaaagcccgtgcggcaatgaagaccccgtgcagccaaaaatactaaacaaatatttttaaaagtcagtattACAGTTACAAGGcctaaattattatatatagatCCTAGTCAGTTCAATAGAGTCAACTAGattggtttaattttttaaattttattcacgGTGCTGCTGATAGACAGGATGATAATTTCTAAAGCTTTGTGAATTCAGACAATGCTTTTTACACAACAGCTTTGTACCTAGGATTACTGGTTTGTATTCATGCTCATCTTGAACTTTCTAGGAAAAGCCAGATTACCCTCCAGTTTCCATCACTGTTGGCAGTACAGGAGGGTTCTGGTTTCTCCATCTCTTGACCCACATTCTACACTGTCAGACCTAATCTAAATGGGCAACGGATAGCATTTCATTGCTTTCCCCTGACTACTAGAGATACTGCACACCTTGTGTTGATTGGCCATTTGGATTTCCTCTGTTGTGAATGACCTAAGGCTCTGCCCAATTTTTTCTTGGTTTGactatattttgttgttgctatgtAAGACATATGTGATATTTAGGATACTAATTCACTGTCAGTTTCATGTATGATGAAAAACTTCTAGAatgtaatttcttttaatttttttacgtCGTTTTGTCAGGGTTCTTCAGATTAGTAAAACTGATATGAGATGCATACAGCTCTTATTAGAGGAATGTGTTTACCCAGTACGAGACATCCCCTGATCTGTCAGATGGATCATCTGCAACAGGCCATACCAGGAATATGACCTGGGTCTGGGTTCAAAAGCTTGGGGACCAGGAGTGCCCATGTCAAGTGCCCCACAGCAGGTAAATGGATGTGTCTGCTCAGCAGAGAGCAAACTTGCCTTTCTTCTGCTCTGTTCTATTCAGGCTCTCTGTGGTTCTATTCAGGCTCTCTGTGGTTTCAGGCTCTCATGGTCCCATCTGTTGGTGAAGGCaatctttactcagtctactgctGCAAACGGTAACCTCTTCCTGGGACAGCCAGGTGGACACAGCAGAAATGATGCTTTAAGAGCAATCTGGGCATCTGGGTTGacgtcctttaggattgactggtttgatctctttgctgtccaaagggactctcaggagtcttctccagcaccacaatttgaaagcatcaattttttttttttttcttccaattttattttatttttaaactttacataattgtattagttttgccaaatatcaaaatgaatccgccacaggtatacatgtgttccccatcccgaaccctcctccctcctccctccccataccatccctctgggccgtcccagtgcaccagccccaagcatccagcatcatgcatcgaacctggactggcaactgtttccctacatgatattttacatgtttcattgccattctcccaaatcttcccaccctctccctcccacagagtccataagactgttctatacatcagtgtctcttttgctaatatcgggttattgttaccatctttctaaattccagcgttagtatactgtatttatgtttttccttctggcttacttcactctgtataataggctccagtttcatccacctcattagaactgattcaaatgtattctttttaatggctgagtaatactccattgtggtaccacagctttcttatccattcatctgctgatggacatctaggttgcttccatgtcttggctattataaacagtgctgcgatgaacatttggggtacacgtgtctctttcccttctggtttcctcagtgtgtatgcccagcagtggggttgctggatcataaggcagttctatttccagtttttaaggaatctcacactgttctccatagtggctgtactagtttgcattcccaccaacagtgtaagagggttcccttttctccacaccctctccagcatttattatttgtagacttttggatcgcagccattctgactggcgtgaaatggtacctcatagtggttttgatttgcatttctctgataatgagtgatgttgagcatcttttcatgtgtttgttagccatctgtatgtctttttggagaaatgtctatttagttctttggcccccgtttattttctggagttgagctgtaggagttgcttgtatatttttgagattagttgtttgtcagttgcttcatttgctattattttctcccattctgaaggctgtcttttcaccttgctaatagttttctttgatgcaaagcttttaaggttaattaggtcccatttgtttatttttgcttttatttccaatattctgggaggtgggtcatagaggatcctgctgtgatgtacggagagtgttttgcctatgttctcctctaggagttttatagtttctggtcttacgtttagatctttaatccattttgagtttatttttgtgtatggtgttagaaagtggtccagtttcattcttttacaagtggttgaccagatttcccagcaccacttgttaaagagattgtctttaatccattgtatattcttgcctcctttgtgaagataaggtgtcctcgtggatttatctctgggctttctattttattccattgatcaatatttctgtctttgtgccagtaccatactgtcttgataactgtggctttgtagtagagtctgaagtcaggtaggttgattcctccagttccattcttctttctcaagatcgctttggctattcgaggttttttgtatttccatacaaattgtgaaattatttgttctagctctgtgaagaatactgttggtaggaaagcatcaattctttggtgctcagccttgtttatggcccaactctcacatctgtacatgactactggaaaagtcatagctttgactatatggacctttgttcacaaagtaatatctctgctatttagtacactgtctagccCCTaccctggtgcttccctggtagctcagacagtaaagaatctgcctgcaatatgaaagacccaggtttgattcctgggtaaggaagatcccctgaagaagggaatggctacccactctagtattcttgcctggagaattccacagacagaagagcctgacaggctacagtctatggggtcacaaagagatggacaagactgagtgactaacactttcacttttttcttctagatttgtcaaagcttttcttccaaggagcaagtatcttttaatttcatggctgcagtcaccatctgcagtgattttgaagcccaagaaaattaaatctgtcactgcttccattttccccttatctatttgccatgaagtggtgggacaggatgccaagatcttagtttttagaatgttgagtttcaagtcagctttttccctttcccttttcatccTTATCAAGGGGCCCTtttattcctctttgctttcttgcattagAGTAgtattatctacatatctgaggttgttgatacatctcccagcaatctggattccagcttgtgatgaGTCATCAGGTAAGACTAACTATAAGGTACTCTTCAATTGCTGCTAGACAAATTGCtaatttcttttttgctatttcttAGGCTATTTGCTTGGTTTGACTTTTAACCAAGTTTCTTTGTTCCTGGCAAGAttggtttaaaaatcaaaaagggaCAGAAAAAAGTGTTGACCAATCAGAGCCCTAATCACATAATTACTGTTGATTGCTGCTGATCAAATTATACTGTTTCCCAGGTATAAAGCTAGAGCCATCAGGACATGGGCCTGCATTTGGAGTCCAGTTGCCAGGAGAACAGTGTCTCTCTGGGTCCCTGTATAGCTGCAGTTGGAATCAGGATTTTGTTGATAGAAGGTAGGTCCCTTTACTTGTGTTATTTGTGCTTCTGAGGGAAGGAGTTATTTTCTTACcacaagttttaaaaagcaactttagTTATGCACATACACGCACATAGACggaaagagaaaattatacaCTGGGATATTGTttccttgagttttatttttaaacaattttccaACTTGTGGAGTTAattttcttcttaatattttcctaGTAAATTGCAaagattttcaggaaaaaaaaaacacctgatttGTTGATCCAATGGGAATAAGAGGGTTTCTAGAACTGGGCAAGGGGTGAGTCAATTGGAAGAGACTTGAAAAgcatgtggcttccctggttcagagggtaaagaacccgcctgcactgaaggagacctgggttcgatccctgtgtcaggaagatcccctggagaagggaatggcaacccactccagtatccttgcctggagaattccttggacagaggagcctggaaggctactgtctatggttttgcaaaaagtcagacacaactgaattgactaacactttctgaAAAACATGTGTGATCAAATTAGAGATTGGCTATAAGGGTATTAGAATTAGGGTGGTGCTGATTGAATTGAAATTGGAGTGAGGCATATAGAATTCAGCATGTTTCATTTAAAGGTCGAATCcttcaaggaaaacattttcttcgTTGTAGTGTAACATCATTTGGAATTAAGATTTTAGACTAGACGAAAGCAAGAACTTTTTgactatctttttttcctttgaagaataAAGATGGAAAAGATGACATTTTATATCAGAAAGCAACTTTTTCCCTGataaaatttgcatatatttatgcatttaaagTACAAGTATTAAAtgcatgtaatttttaatttcttcattggAATTATGCATTTCTATTATTAAAGGGATTGAAATCTTTTTACTGTTTCACTTTATAATTGATTATTAACTGGAGTATATGATCTATAGATTTTGAATGCTAATCAGTATCTAGAAACTTGGTTGAACtttttatttctagtaatttgtcTAACAAAGCAAATTACTGATTAGATTTTAATTAGAATGTTTCAAATGTGTACCCATTAAGGATAATGCTAGTTAGGAATGTATAAATTTGTGTTCTGTACTGTTTTGCCTGCTTTTGTTGACATAGGCACTCTTTCTGTTCATGGTAGATTGTTGCTGCATCCCCTAGTTTACCATAATACGATTTGCGATTTGCTTgtacttttctgtttattcttcacCTTCATGGTTTTACACTTTTAATGGTCTATGAATTGCTTTTTGGTTTCAGTCATCTATTTCTATTGGgtgtatgttttcttttgcaaatgtttcagcttatatctttgttttcttttccctcattTCTTTCAGGTTAAACCATCCAATTTCTTGAATTGAGGgtttaactcatttattttcagaCTTGCTTAATTTCCTTTTAGTTCAGTTAGATatttctcttttactgtcttATGATTTGccctaattcattatttttaattttcagctttattactctataattgacatataaaattgtaaaatatcaaGATTTGATTGTGGTGATTTGATATACATTGAGTAAGGATTACCCCCGGCATCTAGTTAACACAATTACctcatatatttcctttttgttttttggctgagccacacagcctgtgggatctcagtACTCTGACCCAGGTGTGGGTCTCATCAGTGTCCTCGGGAAGAGGGACCCAGGGAAGCGACTGTCTGGGCCCGGGTTAGGAAGAGCCTCTCATCAGACACGGCGCACGCATCTCTGGAGCTCGAAGCTCAGTTCCCGTTTGCTGACGGCCCTTCGATGGACAGCCCTGCCCTGCTGAGCCCTTGGCTCCAGCATCCTGCTAAAGCTTCCGGATGCTGCTGTGCTCCTGATCTTCAACCCTTGGGTCCCCCTTTGGATCCTGGAAATCCAATGCACCCCGGCCCGTGCCTGCAATCGCTGGAGGGTATTGCGGCCGGTGACCTTTACGGCGCCCCCTTGATTCCTCCCAACGTCAGTGAGACTCTGACCGCGTTCCCCAGAGACGCTGCTAGGACCTGCAGGGCCCCCATAAACCTGGGTGAGGTGGTAAGGTTGGACCACTCTTATGCCTCTAGGAGTCTGGCACCAGCTGCAGAGACCAGAGTCTCCAGCACCCTTGGCTGTGATCCCCTGGGGCTAAAGCTGGAGGCACTTGCATCTCTTGAGTCCTGGGACGAGTTCTCCACCAATGGATGGTCTTCAATCTGCGAGCCCATGACTACTGAAGAATTTGCCAAATGTGACTCtcggggatttttttttaactctgtgtctgtctgcttagtttctcagtcctgtccatctctttgtgacctcatggactgtagcccaccaggctcctctgtccatggaattctccaggcaaggatattggagtgagttgctgttcctttctccaacggatcttcctgacccaggaattgaacccaggtctcctgcattacagacagattctttactgtctgaaccaccagggaagccctttgtaacTATATTGATATTTGTTAAAGCTGTTATCCCGATGTATATCCACAAAACAAAGGTACaatccttaaaatatatttttaaattcagcatTATCTCCTAAAGGAAAGTGACCTTTCAATAACTAGTCCCCTCTTTTGCCTAGTATAACTTCCCTATTTACACTCCCTTCTgcccacattttttattttgtacagcTTCTTGGTGCTTTCTGCTAGACTGAATGCTGCCAAGTTTGAATTGTATTTTGCATAAGTAAactcttcaattttttaatatgcctcagtttatctttcaaCAATCTAAAGCAGAGTAATCcagaaaagttaaaagtaaaCGAATGAACAAAATTATACcaagaaaaatacaaacagaaagcaGAAGTCATGAATCTTAGTGTCAGAGAAAATAGAATTGAATCTCAAAGGTATATGAAAGGGCTCTAAA is a window encoding:
- the LOC138990923 gene encoding lysine-specific demethylase 4D-like gives rise to the protein MQAKHFGSQNPSCKIMTFHPTMEEYADFNKYIAYIESQGAHRAGLAKIVPPKEWKARQTYDDIDDILIAAPLQQVVSGRAGVFTQYHKKKKAMTVAEYRHLANTEKYQTPFYSDFEELERKYWKTRLFESPVYGADISGSLFDENTKQWNLGRLGTIQDLLEQECGVVIEGVNTPYLYFGMWKTAFAWHTEDMDLYSINFLHFGEPKTWYAVPPEHGRRLERLASALFPESSRSCEAFLRHKAALISPTVLRDNGIPFGRVTQEAGEFMVTFPYGYHSGFNHGFNCAEAINFATPRWIDYGKVASQCSCGEAQVAFSMDAFVRILQPERYELWKRGQDRAVVNHAEPAAPGGQELRAWKEVHSPWGTRLACNSQEPRQTPPRTPGPSPPDHHPTGRCVSRRRRPRKRGTPELTVRPGRRGASPKTQI